The genomic stretch CCAGACAGCGGAAAGCAAGGAATTAAAGACCGAGCTTCGGGAAGAGAAAAAACGCAGTAAAAGCCTAGAAAGAGACCTGCGTCGGAAGGAAAAAGCCTTGGCAGAAGCGGCAGCTCTTTTGGTGTTGCAAAAAAAGGTCCAAGCGATCTGGGGGGAGCCAGAGGACGAATGATCAGTGCCCAAGATCGCAGAACAGTCGTAGAACTGATCAAAGAAGCGAATATCAATGGAGCCCGAATTTCAAAGGCGTGCAAGGTACTGAGTATTTCTAGAAGGACCTATGAACGGTGGAACAAATCTGGAGATGAAATCGCCGATAGACGACCACTGGCCCAGCGTCCCGTACCGAAGAACAAGCTGACCGAAGAAGAGCGACAAGAGGTTCTCAACACCGTCAATCAAAAGGAATATAGCAGTTTGCCTCCTAAAACGGATGCTAAGCAACCCGGCAGCCGCCGCTTGCGGTCGGAGCGAAGCGAAGAGTCTTGACGAATGTGCTAGACTGAGCAAAGCCGACCAGAGCTAATGTTCCACAGGCGTATGTCCGTCGGTCGGGGTGATTTATTCACAGCACATTTGTCAAGACCGGCGGTTGCATATAGATTAAAGTTTACATAGGTCCATGCGTCAACTATCTTGACAAACACCGTTGATGAAATGGGATCTAAAA from Heliomicrobium modesticaldum Ice1 encodes the following:
- a CDS encoding helix-turn-helix domain-containing protein, with translation MISAQDRRTVVELIKEANINGARISKACKVLSISRRTYERWNKSGDEIADRRPLAQRPVPKNKLTEEERQEVLNTVNQKEYSSLPPKTDAKQPGSRRLRSERSEES